TTCCAAATTATACCCCGTGGATATATTAAAGTTACTAAGAAGAGGAATCTTCTTGGGTTCTAGTTTGGTGGAATCCTTATCCCTCACTTTTGCTTCCAGTGTATTGGCAAGAGAGAAGCTAAGACTGTTGGACCTTCCTAACCTAGGTGCACCGTTAAGCGTTCCTTCAAAACGACTGTACTGTACTGACTCACCTGTCTCAGTATCAATTATATATTCATCGTAAAACTGGTCAAAAGATGGTGCATAACCATAACTCAACTGGGGTCGCATCACATGCCTAATGGCCTGTATTTTTTTATCCTCACCAAAATTAAATGTTCCGTAAAGTGTAGTTCCGATACTCGCACTTAGGTTATATTGATTATACCGGTCAAAACCACTTATAGTGTCTCTGACCACGGTTTCGGTTTCTGTATCAAAACGTTGCTCAAAAGTCTCCAAGGCCCAAACGTCCTCGTAGGTTCCGCCCATACTCACACTAAAAAATTTAGCTATTTTAAAGTTGGTGCTAATTGGAATCCGATTTCTTGCACCGACCTTGGCGTTATCGAACATTCTGCCGGTTAGAAAATCCTCATCGTTAGTTGTGAGACTGTTCTGTGCGTTAAAATCATATTGAAAATTGATATTTTGAATCGCCCCTTTCTTAATACCATCTCTTCTGGCGAAAGGAAAAATACGCTCCATACTTGCCTGAAGCGTCGGTAATGTCATTCGAATATTATCAACATCTGAGTCGGTTGCTGTAGGCGAGGTCAATTGGGAATGCGTAGCCGTTACACTCATATTTACTGATGGATACGCTGGAAACGTTCTGGAATACGAAATGGACGAGGATAAGGTATTGTTTTGCGTATTGGGCAAATTTCGTTGCTGCAACGAATTCCGATAATATTCACTACTTCCTAAGTTGACCGAAGCGGAAAATCGGGAATTGGGACTTGCTTTGGGATCTTGGGAGTGAGACAGTTGTATGTTGTAATTTCTGGTTAAGCTATAATCGCTAAAGCCTCTTTGGCTGTTAACTTGGTTCTCATACCTGAAATTAAAATTACCACGGTATCTATATCGTTTGGTATAAATAGAGGTCGACCTAAAACCCCAACTTCCATTAGTATAAAAGTCTCCCGTTAGGGTTAAATCGGCATAATCCCCAATGGGAATATAATATCCCATATCTTGAAGAAAATAACCTCTATCGGGGTCGTTTCCAAAAGTGGGCATTAAAACCCCAGCCGCTCGTCCCACCGAAAGGGGGAAATAAGCAAATGGCATTGCAATGGGGGTTGGAACATCGGCTATATAAAGATTGCTAAATCCGGCGATAACCTTCTTTTTAGGTACAAACTTGGCCTTTCTAACCCTAATATAATAATCGGGATTAATTGTATCCTTGGAAGTGGTCAACTTTCCTTCACTTAAAAAATAAACGGAATCGTTCTCTTTTTTAGTAATTTCCGCATAGACTTTCATGGCATCGCTTCCTAAAGCACCGGCAGCGGCCTGTTGTTCCGTTCGGGAATTCCATATCAAGGCTTTTTGGGTATCAAAATTGAAGCGAATAGAATCCGGAATTACAATATTCGACCCTTGTTTAAAGTAGGGTAACTGCGTATAGTTTCCCAAAGAATCCTTTATACGGCCTGCAGAAACTTCGTTTTTAATGTAATCCATGATAATGATGCCCGCCTTTAGTTCCGTATCCTGGTAATAGATTTCTGCCTCGTTGTAGAGGTATATTTTATTTTCTTTTTGGCTTAGTTTTACATAATCCTTTGCCTTATAGGTAATTTTATCCAACAATAAGGCTGGTTTTTGGTTCAAGGAATCAGCTGTTAAGGAATCGGCGACCACGGAATCGTTAGCTACAGGTTCTGGAAAAAGTGGAGCAATTATGGTATCTTTTGCAACCTTAATGGGAAGGGGCACTATCCTGTCCTCCTGTGCTTGCATCAAAAACGCACCAACAAAAAGAATGAAAAGGAAAAGTACGTACTGTTTATTTGATTGCAAGGCTATATATCCTATTTTTGTAAAGGTTTGGCGGTTGAATAGAGCCACAAGTTTCTGATGTCAAACTTACATATATTTTTTAATCCCCTGTTAGGGTATTACCATAATTTTAACCATGACAAGGGCTTTGAAAACCCATATGAATATGAGAATTAAACGACTTTTAGTTGTACCATTTTCGGTATTATGTCTTGCATTATTTTCCTACACCGCATCAGAATCTAAAACTGTAGCCAACGAACCCTTTGTAGTTGTCTTGGATGCCGGTCATGGTGGACATGACCCTGGTAACCTTGGAAACGGTTACTTAGAAAAGCAAATAGCGCTGAACATTGTGCTAAAAGTTGGTGAAATCTTATCCAGCAACAAGGATATAAAGGTCATTTATACACGCAAGGACGACACGTTTATTGATTTATATGTTAGAGGAGAAGTCGCTAACAAGGCAAATGCAGACCTTTTTGTCTCGGTACATTGTGATTCACATTCATCCGACGCAAACGGTGCCGGAACGTTTGTTCTGGGATTACACGCTAATAAACAGAATTTTGAGATTGCAAAAAAGGAAAACTCGGTTATCTATTTAGAGGATAACTACGAGACGAGGTATGCGGATT
This sequence is a window from Maribacter aestuarii. Protein-coding genes within it:
- a CDS encoding putative LPS assembly protein LptD — encoded protein: MQSNKQYVLFLFILFVGAFLMQAQEDRIVPLPIKVAKDTIIAPLFPEPVANDSVVADSLTADSLNQKPALLLDKITYKAKDYVKLSQKENKIYLYNEAEIYYQDTELKAGIIIMDYIKNEVSAGRIKDSLGNYTQLPYFKQGSNIVIPDSIRFNFDTQKALIWNSRTEQQAAAGALGSDAMKVYAEITKKENDSVYFLSEGKLTTSKDTINPDYYIRVRKAKFVPKKKVIAGFSNLYIADVPTPIAMPFAYFPLSVGRAAGVLMPTFGNDPDRGYFLQDMGYYIPIGDYADLTLTGDFYTNGSWGFRSTSIYTKRYRYRGNFNFRYENQVNSQRGFSDYSLTRNYNIQLSHSQDPKASPNSRFSASVNLGSSEYYRNSLQQRNLPNTQNNTLSSSISYSRTFPAYPSVNMSVTATHSQLTSPTATDSDVDNIRMTLPTLQASMERIFPFARRDGIKKGAIQNINFQYDFNAQNSLTTNDEDFLTGRMFDNAKVGARNRIPISTNFKIAKFFSVSMGGTYEDVWALETFEQRFDTETETVVRDTISGFDRYNQYNLSASIGTTLYGTFNFGEDKKIQAIRHVMRPQLSYGYAPSFDQFYDEYIIDTETGESVQYSRFEGTLNGAPRLGRSNSLSFSLANTLEAKVRDKDSTKLEPKKIPLLSNFNISTGYNLESDSLRLSPLSLNGGTNILNNKMAINFAAGLDPYAIDNNGRRINTFNIDNGGSLLRLTRANVNVSYSINNETFGKKRGDKEEEEIDEFDYVAQSGGRTDDLFGRADNFADNPIRERNDEDEDVENPLYGTTIPWDFRLAYSASYTNAARQNEFSSHSLMFSGDITLSPRWKVGGSSGYDFKNKGFTLTQLRFERDLKSFVMRFNWTPFGQYKRWYFFIGIKSSILKDLKWENRSQPVRN